A genomic region of Spirochaetota bacterium contains the following coding sequences:
- a CDS encoding UvrD-helicase domain-containing protein, with protein sequence MNSLFSDSLFSNQQNKKVDVEPISDNKNIELPDEGSFTDLLNSVDMSEDNFSPEEESPFDQAMSDQNFVPYNNNQDTSSYKLDPNFLDGMNPEQKEAVLYDEGSLLVLAGAGSGKTRVITHRFAHLVQKYDLRIYNILCVTFTNKAAGEMKERIGHLLGVNTRTAWVRTFHSMCAMILREHAQKIGFSQDFTIYDSSDTKNTIKKIMERLKIDPKEHPDKMIARVISLAKEELISPQELEKSSHGEFNHLCAEIYKEYQQTLKQNQAMDFGDLITNTIILLEQCPDVRERYQRQWRYIMADEFQDTNKPQYYLLSLLSRNRANVCVVGDDDQSIYAWRGAKVANIRQFHEEFKAHIVRLERNYRSYGNILLAANSIVKSIKGRMPKTLKAERADGDKIVFNCLGDDRIQSAYVYEEIRKQVEQGKSYKDFAILYRTNAQSRVLEEVMTRHSIPHRIYGGQRFFDRAEIKDILSYLRIMVNPYDVEAFERAVNVPKRKVGTVGKQKIRSYVENNNISYPIACLNAETIEGLTKHASQNLVELGKIITELKDSIEKLPPTQIIKILVESIRYFEDYLIPEYGTHEAEDRFDNIQELVNAVKVFEQANPQASIADFLREASLLSSINEEDVDENNTVTLMTIHSSKGLEFPIVFVIGLAEGVLPLTSATTQEAEDEEKRLLYVAITRAMNKLYLTYEERSLRYGEFVHNEKSHFLDSIPTEILNVVTEKSSSNKKDTYKKSNESYKNHYTQAKSGTSNYSKYTSKTSTVSSTNSRIKTSTVQDVLGVDSTSIKTVAITSVSELNIGQGVIHSVFGKGIVEYSSSAMVRIAFDRFGTQVLMGSTVLNLKKIEE encoded by the coding sequence TTTTCAGATTCTTTATTTTCTAATCAACAGAATAAAAAAGTTGATGTTGAACCTATAAGTGATAACAAAAATATAGAATTACCCGATGAGGGTTCTTTTACAGATTTATTGAATTCTGTAGATATGTCTGAAGATAACTTTTCACCAGAAGAAGAATCACCTTTTGATCAAGCTATGTCAGACCAAAATTTTGTACCCTATAATAACAATCAGGATACAAGTTCTTATAAATTAGATCCTAATTTTTTAGATGGAATGAATCCTGAGCAAAAAGAAGCTGTCTTATACGATGAGGGTTCTTTATTAGTGCTTGCTGGTGCTGGGTCAGGAAAAACAAGAGTAATAACTCATCGTTTTGCGCATCTTGTGCAAAAATATGATCTGAGAATTTACAATATATTATGTGTTACTTTTACTAATAAAGCTGCTGGAGAAATGAAAGAAAGAATAGGGCATTTACTAGGTGTTAATACTAGAACAGCTTGGGTTCGTACTTTTCACTCTATGTGTGCGATGATACTCAGAGAACATGCTCAAAAAATAGGGTTTTCTCAAGATTTTACTATCTATGATTCTAGTGATACTAAAAATACTATTAAAAAAATTATGGAACGTTTAAAAATAGATCCAAAAGAGCATCCTGACAAAATGATAGCTAGAGTTATTTCTTTAGCAAAAGAAGAATTAATATCTCCACAAGAATTAGAAAAATCATCTCATGGAGAATTTAATCATCTGTGTGCTGAAATATACAAAGAATATCAACAGACTCTGAAACAAAATCAGGCAATGGATTTTGGAGATTTAATTACGAATACTATAATCTTATTAGAGCAATGTCCTGATGTTCGTGAACGCTATCAAAGACAATGGCGTTATATCATGGCAGATGAGTTTCAAGATACCAATAAACCCCAATATTATTTATTGAGTTTACTTAGTAGGAATCGAGCTAATGTATGTGTAGTTGGTGATGATGATCAATCAATTTATGCTTGGCGTGGTGCTAAAGTAGCAAATATTAGACAATTTCATGAGGAATTTAAAGCTCATATTGTAAGATTAGAGCGTAATTATCGTTCCTACGGTAATATTCTTTTAGCAGCCAATTCTATTGTGAAATCTATTAAGGGTCGTATGCCTAAAACTTTAAAAGCAGAAAGAGCCGATGGGGATAAGATTGTTTTTAATTGCTTAGGTGATGATAGAATACAATCTGCTTATGTATATGAAGAAATACGAAAACAAGTTGAACAAGGCAAATCTTATAAAGACTTTGCTATACTTTATAGGACAAATGCTCAATCTCGTGTATTGGAAGAAGTAATGACAAGACATAGTATTCCGCATAGAATATATGGAGGACAACGATTTTTTGATAGAGCTGAAATCAAAGATATTTTATCTTATTTGAGAATTATGGTTAATCCTTATGATGTTGAAGCATTCGAACGAGCTGTAAATGTTCCCAAAAGAAAAGTTGGTACTGTAGGTAAACAAAAAATAAGATCTTATGTAGAAAATAATAATATTTCTTATCCTATAGCTTGTTTAAATGCAGAAACTATAGAAGGTCTCACAAAACACGCATCTCAAAATCTTGTAGAATTAGGTAAAATAATTACTGAATTAAAAGACTCTATAGAAAAATTACCTCCAACACAAATTATCAAAATATTAGTAGAATCTATTCGTTATTTTGAAGATTATTTGATACCAGAATATGGGACTCATGAAGCAGAAGATAGATTTGATAATATTCAAGAACTTGTTAATGCTGTTAAGGTTTTTGAACAAGCTAATCCACAAGCATCTATTGCAGATTTTTTAAGAGAAGCTAGTTTATTATCTTCTATTAATGAAGAAGATGTAGATGAAAATAATACAGTCACATTGATGACAATACATAGTTCTAAAGGATTAGAATTTCCTATTGTTTTTGTTATTGGATTAGCCGAAGGTGTATTACCATTAACTAGTGCAACTACACAAGAAGCAGAAGATGAAGAAAAAAGATTGTTATATGTTGCTATTACTAGAGCTATGAATAAATTATATCTTACTTACGAAGAAAGATCTTTACGCTATGGAGAATTTGTTCATAATGAAAAATCACATTTTTTAGACTCTATTCCTACAGAAATTTTAAATGTTGTTACAGAGAAATCTAGCAGTAATAAAAAAGATACGTACAAAAAAAGTAATGAATCTTATAAAAATCATTACACTCAAGCTAAATCAGGAACTTCTAATTATAGTAAATATACTTCAAAAACATCAACTGTGTCATCAACTAATAGTAGAATCAAAACATCAACGGTACAGGATGTTTTGGGTGTCGATAGTACTAGTATTAAAACGGTAGCAATTACCTCTGTAAGTGAATTAAATATTGGACAAGGAGTAATACACTCTGTATTTGGTAAAGGGATTGTTGAATATAGTTCTAGTGCTATGGTGAGGATTGCTTTTGATAGATTTGGAACCCAAGTATTAATGGGAAGTACTGTATTAAATTTAAAAAAGATAGAGGAATAA
- a CDS encoding oligosaccharide flippase family protein, with protein MPIKKFLLGSAFYSIGNMVGAGLNMMFQFILIIFLTTNDYGIIQPLLQFVGLLILPMSAYQFALTKHYANMTAAELEQESLYTASNINKLSVISTVIWLLIIPIFKKVFHINDTLIFVLLFFSLLMNMLQIPYVCRLQAEKKFFKAGLAQIIQGCTRISFGVICVWLYPTIWGAMYGILISNVAFIFGNIFEYKKEVFKSIDRNFIPKNFSLRLLFVSLGSVGLFSLLIYSDTVLVRILRPEDSALFSSANLLGKGMIFLTTGISFVVLPLMASSLKESKKSLWIGFGCLLILVLSYVVFFFVSAPFLAQILFKNEPQIFTYFQTFMPYYNLMFIPYPLIYYFLNYYLVQENPFYPYLLVIGVAGLYSGIAYKHETIYEITNIIGLVGYTLLSIVILHALISKDKGIIHKEQIDESSIENLI; from the coding sequence ATGCCTATTAAAAAATTTTTATTAGGATCAGCTTTTTACTCAATAGGTAATATGGTTGGTGCAGGTTTGAATATGATGTTTCAATTTATTTTGATAATATTTTTGACAACTAATGATTATGGGATTATACAACCGTTATTACAGTTTGTAGGATTATTAATACTTCCAATGTCTGCTTATCAATTTGCACTGACAAAACATTATGCTAATATGACAGCTGCAGAATTAGAGCAAGAGTCTTTATACACAGCTTCTAATATTAATAAACTTTCTGTTATTTCCACAGTGATTTGGTTATTAATAATTCCTATATTTAAAAAAGTATTTCATATCAATGATACTTTAATTTTTGTATTATTATTCTTTTCTTTGTTAATGAATATGTTACAAATTCCATATGTTTGTCGTTTACAAGCAGAAAAAAAATTCTTTAAAGCTGGTCTTGCTCAAATTATTCAAGGTTGTACGAGAATATCATTTGGAGTAATTTGTGTATGGTTGTATCCTACTATTTGGGGTGCTATGTATGGAATACTAATTAGTAATGTTGCCTTTATTTTTGGTAATATTTTTGAATATAAAAAAGAAGTATTCAAATCTATAGATCGTAATTTTATTCCTAAAAATTTCTCTTTAAGGTTATTATTCGTATCACTAGGTTCTGTTGGATTATTTTCTTTATTAATTTATTCTGACACAGTATTAGTTAGAATACTACGCCCAGAAGATTCAGCACTTTTTTCTAGTGCAAATTTACTAGGAAAGGGGATGATTTTTTTAACAACAGGAATTTCTTTTGTAGTCTTACCTTTAATGGCTAGTTCTTTAAAAGAATCAAAGAAGTCTTTATGGATAGGATTTGGTTGTTTACTCATTCTTGTTTTATCTTATGTAGTTTTTTTCTTTGTATCAGCCCCATTTTTAGCTCAGATACTATTCAAAAATGAACCACAAATATTTACATATTTTCAAACATTTATGCCTTACTATAATCTTATGTTTATTCCTTATCCACTTATATATTATTTTCTAAATTATTACTTAGTACAAGAAAATCCTTTTTACCCTTATTTATTAGTAATAGGTGTCGCAGGCTTATATAGTGGAATAGCTTATAAACATGAGACAATTTATGAAATTACAAATATTATAGGTTTGGTTGGTTATACTTTATTAAGTATTGTTATTTTACACGCATTGATTTCAAAGGACAAAGGAATTATTCATAAAGAGCAGATCGATGAAAGTTCTATTGAAAATTTAATTTAA
- a CDS encoding patatin-like phospholipase family protein, with protein sequence MLKNILLKKKIQKHGLGLALGGGSVRGFFHIGVLHALEELDIKISYIAGISIGSLIGGLYAVGYNSSQILDILNKQSQFKNLLNMASPTFFNKQGLFSGKHMILEINQLANFTLIENLKIPFSCRAVDLRYFKEVIFDSGDLGKAIKTSCSIPGIFTPEDNKESKLLVDGGVLGSVPLALLQSKFSGPTLASNLIDYSNINSDNAINLNSSFSENIIHKFVPFSDNILRSFYLMQSYITLLEYEKYNPDITIEFKETYYPSITNILQIKDQLVLDGYTKTKHKMQEIGF encoded by the coding sequence ATGTTAAAAAACATCTTATTGAAAAAAAAAATACAGAAACATGGTCTTGGGTTAGCTCTTGGAGGTGGATCCGTTCGTGGATTTTTTCATATTGGAGTCTTACATGCTTTAGAAGAACTTGATATCAAAATATCTTATATCGCAGGGATTAGTATTGGATCACTTATTGGTGGTTTATATGCTGTTGGTTATAATTCTTCTCAAATATTAGATATTTTAAATAAACAATCTCAATTTAAAAATTTATTAAATATGGCATCACCAACATTTTTTAATAAACAGGGTCTTTTTAGTGGAAAACATATGATTTTAGAAATAAATCAATTAGCTAATTTTACACTCATAGAAAATTTAAAAATACCCTTTTCTTGTAGGGCTGTAGATTTGAGATATTTTAAAGAGGTGATTTTTGATTCTGGAGATCTAGGTAAAGCAATAAAAACTAGTTGCTCTATTCCTGGTATTTTCACTCCTGAAGATAATAAAGAATCTAAATTATTAGTAGACGGTGGAGTACTGGGTTCTGTACCTTTAGCATTGTTACAGTCTAAATTTAGTGGACCAACACTCGCTTCTAATTTAATTGATTATAGTAATATTAATTCTGATAACGCAATCAATCTTAATTCCTCATTTTCAGAAAATATCATACACAAATTTGTACCTTTTTCAGATAATATTTTAAGATCATTTTATTTGATGCAATCTTATATTACTTTATTAGAATATGAAAAATACAATCCTGATATTACTATTGAATTTAAAGAAACTTATTATCCAAGTATAACCAACATATTACAGATTAAAGATCAATTAGTATTAGATGGTTATACTAAAACAAAACATAAAATGCAAGAAATAGGATTTTAA
- a CDS encoding PBP1A family penicillin-binding protein, with product MSLKFWQIKLFIILGFIALGSGIALTKLFISFNDLTDLEQSDEYAHYAVPSKVFDIKGRLIAEFYKEKRNLVSFNDLPQNLIRAIIATEDSTFYDHNGINFLAMLQGVILDPLRGRGIRGGSGITQQLAKQMFTDSAKSVQRKLIELWYTFQLEKKYSKEEILELYFNLIYFGHGQHGIQSAADFYFHKAAKDLTLGEASFLAGLPQAPSRYSPIINYKRAQARHKVVLDSMSQKGYISKELAQQTFSEFWQNYEETFIAVTKNIRGENIDIAPFFSEYVRQQALNKYGEELLYTGGLEIHTSLNLDFQKIANEELELALSNEQSLYSSHFNRNSNKLQNGYVDILDLVGLTLGIDSFTFSDSRIKKIVRENIIADQDLLSLTTSILGIDSAHKEIEKLYQVDKLINRKTDNIEGALISINPTNGYIQAMIGGKEFNVANQFNRATQAQRQMGSTFKAILYAIALDNKIITPSEIFVDEIISYQLPNGGAWTPRNYNGSYLGPMTVRKSLRLSVNIVTIKIWERMLKQIGYARILDRLSLFFNTPNTPQLKKRVANEMATALGTGTISPLELAQAYSVFINNGKAVEPISILKVYDRYGKLLDDFQVAHLAKDQEQVISKETALIMQSLLNDVVRRGTGTGAANRASYKYNAMTGAKSGTSANWTDAWFAGFTEKITTVIWVGLDSSSKSLGRGRSSSLVSAPPWFQYMNKIGDLEKFGDLPIKTNKGLLRTAFISPFTGLLTTASDKDGYTEFFLPGTVPQSYGNPENIALMQAQLSQQNEYIVTGESINMEVQENTDVSTSVDVNDPYILNENLSEDLDLSFDLSSGL from the coding sequence ATGTCATTAAAATTTTGGCAAATCAAACTATTTATCATCTTAGGTTTTATTGCTCTTGGTTCAGGTATTGCATTGACAAAACTTTTTATTTCTTTTAATGATTTAACAGATCTCGAACAATCTGATGAGTATGCTCACTATGCTGTTCCGTCTAAAGTCTTTGATATCAAAGGTAGATTGATTGCTGAATTCTACAAAGAAAAAAGAAACCTAGTCTCTTTTAATGATCTTCCTCAAAATCTTATTAGAGCTATTATAGCAACAGAAGATAGTACTTTTTATGACCATAATGGTATAAATTTTCTAGCTATGCTACAGGGTGTTATTCTAGATCCTCTCCGTGGACGAGGTATTAGAGGTGGTTCAGGTATTACACAACAATTAGCAAAACAAATGTTTACTGATAGTGCAAAATCTGTTCAACGCAAATTAATTGAATTGTGGTATACTTTTCAATTAGAAAAAAAATATTCTAAAGAAGAAATTTTAGAGTTATATTTTAATCTTATTTATTTTGGGCATGGACAACATGGAATACAATCTGCTGCTGATTTTTATTTTCATAAAGCTGCAAAAGATTTGACACTTGGAGAAGCTAGTTTTTTAGCAGGATTACCTCAAGCACCTTCCCGCTATTCTCCTATTATCAATTATAAAAGAGCTCAAGCTAGACATAAAGTAGTATTAGATTCCATGTCTCAAAAAGGTTATATATCCAAAGAATTGGCACAGCAAACTTTTTCAGAATTTTGGCAAAATTATGAAGAAACTTTTATTGCTGTAACAAAAAATATTCGCGGTGAAAATATTGATATCGCTCCTTTCTTTTCTGAATATGTAAGACAACAAGCCTTAAATAAATATGGAGAAGAGCTACTTTATACAGGTGGATTAGAAATACATACAAGCTTAAATCTTGATTTTCAAAAAATTGCTAATGAAGAGCTTGAATTAGCTTTATCAAATGAACAAAGCCTCTACTCTAGTCATTTCAATCGTAATTCTAATAAACTACAAAATGGATATGTTGATATTCTTGATCTTGTAGGATTAACATTGGGTATAGATAGTTTTACTTTTAGTGATTCTCGTATTAAAAAAATTGTGCGAGAAAATATTATCGCAGATCAAGATCTTTTATCACTTACAACTTCTATTTTGGGTATAGATAGTGCTCATAAAGAAATTGAAAAATTATATCAAGTAGATAAACTTATTAATAGAAAAACAGATAATATTGAAGGAGCTTTAATTTCTATAAATCCAACTAATGGTTATATACAGGCTATGATTGGCGGAAAAGAATTTAATGTAGCAAATCAATTCAATAGAGCAACTCAAGCTCAACGACAGATGGGATCAACTTTTAAGGCTATTTTATATGCTATCGCTCTTGATAATAAAATTATTACTCCTTCTGAAATTTTTGTAGACGAAATTATTTCTTATCAATTACCAAATGGTGGTGCATGGACTCCTCGTAATTATAATGGTTCATATTTAGGACCGATGACAGTTCGTAAATCATTACGACTGAGTGTTAACATAGTTACTATAAAAATTTGGGAACGAATGCTGAAACAAATCGGATACGCGCGTATTTTAGATCGATTAAGTCTTTTTTTCAATACTCCTAATACACCTCAATTAAAAAAACGTGTTGCAAATGAAATGGCAACAGCTTTGGGAACTGGAACTATTAGTCCTCTTGAATTAGCCCAAGCTTACAGTGTATTCATTAATAATGGAAAAGCCGTAGAACCTATTAGTATTCTAAAAGTATACGATAGATACGGTAAATTGTTAGATGATTTTCAAGTTGCACATCTTGCAAAAGATCAAGAACAGGTTATTTCAAAAGAAACAGCTCTTATTATGCAGAGTTTACTCAATGATGTTGTAAGAAGAGGGACAGGAACTGGAGCTGCTAATCGTGCCAGTTATAAATATAATGCTATGACAGGAGCTAAATCAGGAACATCCGCTAACTGGACTGATGCATGGTTTGCAGGATTTACAGAAAAAATAACTACTGTTATTTGGGTTGGATTAGATTCATCATCAAAATCTCTTGGACGAGGTAGATCTAGCTCTCTTGTATCGGCTCCTCCATGGTTTCAATATATGAATAAAATTGGAGATTTAGAAAAATTTGGAGATTTACCTATAAAAACAAACAAAGGTTTACTAAGAACAGCTTTTATTTCTCCTTTTACAGGATTGTTAACAACAGCATCTGATAAAGATGGTTATACAGAATTTTTCTTACCAGGAACAGTGCCTCAAAGTTATGGGAATCCTGAAAATATAGCACTAATGCAAGCTCAATTATCTCAACAAAATGAATATATTGTTACAGGAGAATCAATAAATATGGAAGTACAAGAGAATACAGATGTATCTACTTCTGTGGATGTGAATGATCCTTATATTTTAAATGAAAATTTATCTGAAGACTTAGATTTATCTTTTGATTTATCAAGTGGTTTATAA
- a CDS encoding RecX family transcriptional regulator — protein MRSRKEVLNKLQKLNTLAEDTKLIINELEDLGLINDEKFIEFFVREFFEIKKLGLSRVNFELHKLGFDSLLIQDSVQQYLLQEEYSPEDEALNLIEQKYRSTLPEDHKIIAFLGRRGFSYSVANKALTNHKKQKDI, from the coding sequence ATGCGATCTAGAAAAGAAGTTCTCAATAAACTACAAAAATTAAATACTTTGGCTGAAGATACTAAACTAATCATAAATGAATTGGAAGATTTGGGATTGATCAATGATGAAAAATTTATTGAATTTTTTGTAAGAGAATTTTTTGAAATAAAAAAATTAGGACTATCTAGAGTTAATTTTGAATTACATAAACTCGGATTTGATTCTTTACTCATACAAGATTCTGTGCAACAATACTTACTTCAAGAAGAATATTCTCCAGAAGATGAAGCTTTAAATTTAATAGAACAAAAATATAGATCAACTTTGCCTGAGGATCATAAAATCATTGCTTTTTTAGGACGAAGAGGATTTTCGTATTCTGTAGCAAACAAAGCCTTAACAAATCATAAAAAACAGAAAGATATATAA
- a CDS encoding NAD(P)-dependent glycerol-3-phosphate dehydrogenase, whose amino-acid sequence MSYNVVVLGAGSWGTALSIVLSQKNNVTLWNVSASTLEDIKNNKENSKYLPGIPVENITVETDLKTAVENKDIIVVVIPSKFCKEIFEKLAFFTTDRQIIVSATKGLELSPLRMMTDLIEECIPNKKGVVALSGPSHAEETSKKMFTCLVASSKDQNINKIVQQCFTTSWTRIYTNDDPIGVEIGAAIKNIIAIAAGIVVSAKLGDNTLAALVTRGITEMTRFGVAIGGKSATFSGLTGIGDLIVTCYSPHSRNRYVGQQIVLGKKVDEIESSMTQIPEGVRAVKQIHQYAKENNISVPIIDSVYAILYSDLSLDDWKKMLIERPLTNENNF is encoded by the coding sequence ATGTCTTATAATGTTGTTGTTTTAGGTGCTGGCAGTTGGGGAACAGCATTATCAATTGTTCTTTCGCAAAAAAATAATGTTACTCTGTGGAATGTTTCAGCTTCTACTTTAGAAGATATTAAAAATAACAAAGAAAATTCTAAGTACTTACCAGGTATTCCTGTAGAAAATATTACTGTGGAAACAGATCTAAAAACTGCTGTAGAAAATAAAGATATTATTGTTGTGGTTATTCCTAGCAAATTTTGTAAAGAAATTTTTGAAAAACTTGCTTTTTTTACTACAGATAGACAAATTATCGTCAGTGCTACAAAAGGATTAGAATTATCTCCTTTACGAATGATGACTGATTTAATAGAGGAGTGTATCCCTAATAAAAAAGGGGTTGTTGCTCTTAGTGGACCATCACATGCGGAAGAAACTAGTAAAAAAATGTTTACTTGTCTTGTAGCCTCTTCTAAAGATCAAAATATAAATAAAATTGTTCAACAATGTTTTACAACCTCTTGGACAAGAATTTATACTAATGATGATCCTATAGGTGTAGAAATAGGAGCTGCCATTAAAAACATTATTGCCATCGCTGCTGGTATTGTGGTCTCTGCAAAATTAGGAGATAATACACTTGCAGCTCTTGTCACTAGAGGTATTACCGAAATGACTCGCTTTGGAGTCGCTATAGGTGGAAAAAGTGCTACATTTTCAGGATTAACAGGAATTGGCGATTTGATAGTAACTTGCTATTCTCCTCACTCTCGCAATCGTTATGTGGGACAACAAATAGTATTAGGTAAAAAAGTTGATGAAATAGAATCTTCCATGACCCAAATACCAGAAGGTGTTCGAGCAGTAAAACAAATTCATCAATATGCTAAAGAAAATAATATATCAGTTCCTATTATTGACTCTGTATATGCTATATTATATAGTGATTTATCATTAGATGATTGGAAAAAAATGTTAATAGAAAGACCACTCACAAATGAAAATAACTTTTAA
- a CDS encoding DNA-directed RNA polymerase subunit omega, protein MPLPLDEILSLSENKYEVTVATIKYARALSQEHNDATEITVAGNRTEKLTLLAMREVLSGNIEYIFDDKKGKTSKK, encoded by the coding sequence ATGCCATTACCATTAGACGAAATTTTATCTTTATCTGAAAACAAATATGAAGTTACTGTAGCTACTATCAAGTATGCACGAGCTTTATCACAAGAGCATAATGATGCCACTGAGATAACTGTAGCAGGAAATCGTACTGAAAAATTAACTCTTCTTGCAATGAGAGAAGTTTTAAGTGGAAATATAGAATATATTTTTGATGACAAAAAAGGAAAAACCTCTAAAAAGTAG
- the miaA gene encoding tRNA (adenosine(37)-N6)-dimethylallyltransferase MiaA → MMKVLSIIGATASGKSDLAMKIAEKFNGEIVSCDSVQIYKYFNIGSAKPLSIELQKIPHHLIDVLEPTSICNAGYWRDLAIPIVEDIISRGKLPIIVGGTGLYLKSLYVGMFEGNSRDQEYREFLQNRALKENVSILYQELQQVDPEYALKIASTDQLRIIRALEAIKVTQIKFSKLHQHNIKPAWNWVFTMPKMSREDIYKRIEKRVFVMLDNGLIEEVKYLIECFGNKIPAINTIGYRNVMKYLEGSTNLEEMRNILIQDTRHFAKRQQTLFRSLIKDSDILDPDILLSQGIL, encoded by the coding sequence ATGATGAAAGTACTTTCTATTATCGGAGCTACTGCTTCTGGAAAATCAGATTTAGCTATGAAAATAGCTGAAAAATTTAATGGTGAAATTGTTTCGTGTGATTCTGTACAAATATATAAATATTTTAATATTGGATCTGCAAAACCATTATCCATTGAATTACAAAAAATTCCTCATCATTTGATAGATGTTTTAGAGCCTACTAGTATTTGTAATGCAGGGTATTGGAGAGATCTAGCTATCCCTATTGTAGAAGATATTATTAGTAGAGGAAAACTACCTATTATTGTTGGTGGGACAGGATTATATTTAAAATCTTTATATGTGGGAATGTTTGAAGGGAATTCTAGAGATCAAGAATATAGAGAATTTCTACAAAACAGAGCTTTGAAAGAGAATGTTTCAATATTGTATCAAGAATTACAGCAAGTGGATCCAGAATATGCTTTAAAAATAGCATCTACTGATCAACTTAGAATTATAAGAGCTTTAGAAGCTATAAAAGTTACACAGATTAAATTCTCTAAATTACACCAACATAATATAAAACCTGCATGGAATTGGGTATTTACTATGCCAAAAATGTCCAGAGAAGATATTTACAAAAGAATAGAAAAAAGAGTTTTTGTAATGTTAGACAATGGTTTAATAGAAGAGGTTAAATATTTGATAGAATGTTTTGGAAATAAAATTCCTGCAATTAATACTATAGGTTACAGAAATGTTATGAAATATCTTGAAGGTTCTACAAATTTAGAAGAAATGAGAAATATATTAATACAAGATACTAGGCATTTTGCAAAAAGACAACAAACCTTATTTCGTTCTTTAATTAAAGATAGTGATATATTAGATCCTGATATATTATTAAGTCAAGGAATATTATAA
- a CDS encoding 1-acyl-sn-glycerol-3-phosphate acyltransferase, with protein MLRILIQIKQGFVTYILWPITTCLIYCPIIIICLLLKDYKKVGWGIHQWGESIFKLLGQSYEIEGLENIDKDKRYILISNHGSMYDIALCTLLFNQQPISWILKESLLKIPVANVMFLLGVGIPISRANARGSQKKIMDKIKILRESINPHIIMYPEGTRSKDGEIHAFKRGFIQVMKEYQMDVLPVTLSGVYNFFSTKQILTDPSSILKVTIHPPQKYQDLHTMTDKEILEKVQTIIKKDYYA; from the coding sequence ATGTTAAGAATACTCATTCAAATCAAACAAGGATTTGTTACATATATTTTGTGGCCTATTACGACATGTCTTATATATTGCCCAATTATTATTATTTGTTTACTTCTAAAAGATTATAAAAAGGTTGGATGGGGGATTCATCAGTGGGGAGAAAGTATTTTTAAACTATTAGGTCAATCATATGAAATTGAAGGATTAGAAAATATTGATAAGGACAAAAGATATATTCTTATTAGTAACCATGGGTCTATGTATGATATAGCTTTATGTACCTTATTGTTTAATCAACAGCCTATTTCATGGATTTTAAAAGAATCTTTATTAAAGATTCCTGTTGCTAATGTGATGTTCCTTTTAGGAGTTGGTATTCCTATATCTAGGGCTAATGCTCGGGGTTCTCAAAAAAAAATAATGGATAAGATTAAAATATTAAGAGAAAGTATAAATCCTCATATAATCATGTATCCTGAAGGTACTCGCTCAAAAGATGGTGAAATACATGCTTTTAAAAGAGGTTTTATTCAAGTAATGAAAGAATATCAGATGGATGTATTACCAGTGACATTGAGTGGGGTTTACAACTTTTTTTCTACAAAACAAATACTCACAGATCCCAGTTCTATTCTTAAGGTAACAATACATCCACCACAAAAATATCAAGATCTACATACAATGACTGATAAAGAAATTTTAGAAAAAGTACAAACAATCATAAAAAAGGATTATTACGCATAA